Below is a genomic region from Geoglobus acetivorans.
GTGTGATTGCCAGCAGGCGCAAAACAGTCAGAAAGTTCAGCTCAGAAAGTTTCGATTTGAGTCTCATTATTGAGAGTATAGACGTGGCGAAGGAAGCTCCTTCAGGCAAGAACGCCCAGCCCTGGCATTTTGTAGTAGTGAGAGATCCCAAACTAAAGGAGAACATCAGAAAAGTGTGTGAGGATAGTGAGAAAAAGTTCTACTCCAACGTCAGAGGAGAGCTTGCGGAATGGTTGAAAAGCAAGGGTTTGAGCTGGAAAAAGCCCTTTCTGACAGAGGCTCCATACATAATCGCAATTTTCGCCTACAAGAAAGCTCCGTATTCGAGGGAATCAGTCTGGCTTGCTGTAGGATATCTGCTCTTAGCTCTTGAGGAGAGGGGACTCGCAAGTCTTACATACACACCGCCGAACAGAGACGAGGTTGCCCAGCTGCTGAAATGTCCCCCAGAATACAGGCTGGAGGTCCTGATTCCTGTGGGATTTTCGGAAGATGACAAGGCAAAAGAGCCGAGGAAGAACATTGATGAAATAACGAGTCTGGACTATTTTGGAGTAAAACTGGGTGAGAAGGAGTTAAATAACAAAACAGTGCAGGGGAAAACATGAGAATCGGAATCGTGATTTACTCGAACGATGCTGAGACAGTCTGGAACGCATACAGGTTTGCGAACTTTGCCCTGAAAGCCGGAGACGAGGTAAAGGTCTTCCTGCTTGGAAAGGGTGTTGAGTGCGAGAACATGAATGATGAAAGGTTCAATGTCCGGGAGCAGATGGAGGAGTTCGTGAAAAACGGCGGGAAAATATACGCCTGCGGAACCTGTCTGAAAATCAGAGATTCCTCTCCGGAACTCTGTCCGGTTTCCACGATGAAGGACATGTACGAGATCGTGAAGGAAAGCGACAGGGTTCTTACTTTTTAAAATTTTAGGGTTTGGTTCACTCCC
It encodes:
- a CDS encoding nitroreductase family protein; this translates as MSGGSCIGVIASRRKTVRKFSSESFDLSLIIESIDVAKEAPSGKNAQPWHFVVVRDPKLKENIRKVCEDSEKKFYSNVRGELAEWLKSKGLSWKKPFLTEAPYIIAIFAYKKAPYSRESVWLAVGYLLLALEERGLASLTYTPPNRDEVAQLLKCPPEYRLEVLIPVGFSEDDKAKEPRKNIDEITSLDYFGVKLGEKELNNKTVQGKT
- a CDS encoding DsrE family protein, whose product is MRIGIVIYSNDAETVWNAYRFANFALKAGDEVKVFLLGKGVECENMNDERFNVREQMEEFVKNGGKIYACGTCLKIRDSSPELCPVSTMKDMYEIVKESDRVLTF